One segment of Triticum aestivum cultivar Chinese Spring chromosome 2A, IWGSC CS RefSeq v2.1, whole genome shotgun sequence DNA contains the following:
- the LOC123185008 gene encoding uncharacterized protein — translation MAQSDSRAAGLEDTIVFTSHMSIEFDERRAWSQEGWIVRLLESSQCVEPPNGAAVFGNGHVTDRARGTSSWPDATRDVGSDKKDCNIGSTVDRMVSFGRGMVVCAEIENKAAVQTLLLNQFKLSVSSLCSFLLAEPMFPHEPQKHPISPLTHCRNTFRRPHVLHTSPEILLQVFHLRLCDEADRIARNQKMNNGLEETKVVAAAMRNEGWVRWSAGWDATARRGSAFGGRRWGNEFSLCVGVSCMLTGQCVSLFCTYSVATSDQSWKPNVYCSKLLQRSGVLLYGPPGTGKTLLVKAVATECSLNFLSVKGLELTNMYVGESERNIRDIF, via the exons ATGGCTCAGTCGGACTCAAGAGCGGCTGGACTAGAGGACACCATCGTCTTCACATCACATATGTCTATTGAATTTGATGAGCGAAGGGCATGGAGCCAAGAAGGTTGGATCGTGCGGTTGTTAGAATCCTCGCAGTGTGTTGAACCTCCCAATGGAGCTGCTGTGTTCGGCAATGGCCATGTGACGGACAGAGCGAGAGGCACATCATCATGGCCAGACGCAACAAGGGATG TTGGCTCGGATAAAAAGGATTGCAACATTGGTAGTACTGTTGATAGGATGGTTAGTTTTGGAAGGGGAATGGTAGTATGCGCAGAGATTGAAAACAAGGCTGCAGTGCAAACACTCTTGCTCAACCAATTTAAGCTCAGTGTCAGCTCTTTGTGCTCTTTCCTTCTTGCTGAACCAATGTTTCCTCATGAG CCCCAGAAGCATCCAATCTCGCCTTTGACGCATTGCCGGAACACCTTCCGCCGTCCGCACGTGCTCCACACTTCGCCGGAAATTCTTCTGCAGGTTTTCCATTTGAG GCTATGCGATGAAGCTGATAGAATTGCTAGAAATCAGAAGATGAACAATGGA CTGGAGGAGACAAAAGTTGTTGCGGCTGCCATGCGCAATGAAGGATGGGTACGATGGTCAGCGGGATGGGATGCAACGGCTCGCAGGGGCAGCGCCTTCGGCGGCAGGCGCTGGGGCAATGAATTCTCCTTGTGCGTTGGAGTCAGTTGCATGCTAACTGGACAATGCGTTAGCTTGTTCTGTACTTACTCTGTAGCTACCAGTGATCAAAGTTGGAAGCCCAAT GTGTACTGCTCTAAATTGCTTCAGCGATCAGGTGTCCTGCTATATGGACCTCCAGGCACTGGGAAG ACATTACTTGTGAAAGCAGTAGCAACTGAGTGTTCATTAAACTTTCTTAGCGTAAAAGGTCTAGAACTAACAAACATGTATGTTGGAGAGTCAGAGAGGAATATCAGGGACATCTTTTAG